In Malus sylvestris chromosome 15, drMalSylv7.2, whole genome shotgun sequence, a single genomic region encodes these proteins:
- the LOC126604062 gene encoding uncharacterized protein LOC126604062 isoform X1, whose amino-acid sequence MESKTLTVTAQGRQLAVVNLRGLSHATKAFRLLMVLACTLFYLTTYRQCSGNGEILSEYDSCGSYGDNLNVAFADNFLGDTSLGCGVPRTHFNLDKICTSSRLFCFPSTLPGFLEHKLKVADFGVSGDQSNDISSIGSTEDSKLANNKSWSSDNGVFKLFNGGIVSCSLNSKEATNELSSIQADSSNQNDLSSCSGPLLYQKSTNFRPNKNTEMTKFSSFTGSPSPYVEISPAVLDWGQKYMNFPSLAFLTVENTCNDTILHVYEPFSTDMQFYPCNFSETKLGPGETASICFVFLPRWLGLSSARLILQTSSGGFLVQAKGFAIESPYGIHPLLDMDVSSRGRWSKNLSLFNSFDQIFNVKEVTAWISVSLEHTSHHAEAICSTEKLQGSDELGLLSVKERLVVSTGQVGLPLLAMRPLMNWEIGPHSSETIIEIDFSIESKGRIYGAICMQLLRPSEDKSDTVMLPFEAEVDGTAMNDDLEIPISASLEVLVPYSANETAVAISLKNSATYLLRLLEITEVADGRTLQIKYIKGLLLFPGSDTYVAVVACTEPLVKLDGQCKLLIQTNDSSSSQIEIPCQDFIHICTRHWNDSTIEYEHQSERSELGDMQTEFSESGMQLPLPIMAMETAEADELVLRKWKSQDTRSGVSVLTDHEVFFPMLQVGSHNSKWITVKNPSQAPVVMQLILNSGEIIDRCKSADGLTQLPSSGSMVCNESTSPSRYGFSIAENAQTEAYVQPNGRASLGPVLFHPSNRCDWRSSALIRNNLSGVEWLSLRGSGGLLSLLLLEESEPIQSVEFNLSLQIPLDFSPPDMFRMENVTHSCIQPLSRQLYAKNTGDFPLEIRRITVSGKECGMDGFMVQTCKGFTLEPGESAKLLISYLTDFSAALVQRDLELAVNSGIMVIPMKASIPLHMINICKKSVVWMHVKKYSSAVFLVVSLMFLVFWYILPQVPAFCSDDCLYTSGKSSLVTSKSSSGKSSHAHNYRDSRFSVSGEINSLLRSVREDKTSMQASSVGRYPDDQAGASEREKFVQHADQMLQGHEQTNYLSDTTKNKAMAFSLTSKSVSVENPNELEASQPGNLTVKTGQEKGRRRKKRKGAGAKFTGLFEVSSSQSGNSTPSSPLSPVSSVIPKQTWPLSPDVGQAVEARNPFTQVAQQHFRKSHVFKSASKANLSQPEVSIKYCNNHPTFASQVQPPAPRKPAARTVLLPSATIPGSSRPAPNLVCSSSYLASTSPISPHVRAPGSKLSDRKSAEEEKARLGDEYTYDIWGDHFPRLKLTGRSKDVASMTSSTTESDSNSFFVKGPQILMAKSPPRSVFTFCNIHSGICIFPWMSSIEQSSHLFMHAPNTGVVLLADISV is encoded by the exons GGGATTGTCGCATGCAACCAAAGCATTCCGTTTACTTATGGTTTTAGCATGCACCCTCTTTTACCTCACTACATATAGACAATGCTCTGGGAATGGTGAGATATTATCGGAATATGATTCTTGTGGATCATATGGAGATAATTTGAATGTGGCTTTTGCGGATAATTTTCTCGGTGACACCAGTTTGGGCTGTGGAGTTCCAAGAACCCACTTCAATCTTGATAAGATTTGTACTAGCTCCCGTTTATTCTGCTTTCCGTCAACATTACCTGGTTTCTTAGAGCATAAACTCAAAGTGGCTGATTTTGGAGTTTCAGGGGATCAGTCTAATGATATATCATCTATAGGATCAACCGAAGATAGCAAGTTGGCAAATAACAAAAGTTGGTCATCAGACAATGGCGTGTTTAAGTTATTTAATGGAGGGATTGTTTCTTGTTCTCTGAACTCCAAAGAGGCTACTAATGAGTTGTCATCCATTCAAGCTGATAGCTCTAATCAAAACGATCTTTCTTCTTGTAGCGGACCTTTACTTTATCAGAAGAGCACAAATTTTAGGCCAAACAAGAACACTGAGATGACCAAATTTAGTTCTTTCACTGGTTCCCCCTCACCCTATGTAGAAATTAGCCCTGCAGTATTGGATTGGGGACAAAAGTATATGAATTTTCCATCGTTAGCTTTCTTAACTGTGGAAAATACATGCAATGACACCATTTTACATGTTTATGAACCATTCAGTACTGACATGCAGTTCTATCCTTGCAACTTTAGCGAGACTAAGTTAGGACCTGGTGAAACAGCTTcaatttgttttgtatttttacCTAGATGGTTGGGCTTGTCCTCTGCTCGTCTAATTTTGCAGACAAGCTCAGGTGGTTTCTTGGTTCAGGCGAAAGGTTTTGCCATAGAGTCTCCTTATGGGATTCATCCTTTATTGGACATGGATGTTTCTTCCAGGGGAAGGTGGAGTAAGAATTTGTCGTTGTTTAACTCctttgatcaaattttcaacGTGAAGGAAGTTACAGCATGGATATCAGTGTCTCTGGAGCATACTTCCCATCATGCAGAGGCAATATGTAGTACTGAGAAACTTCAAGGTTCCGATGAACTTGGGTTGCTGAGTGTTAAAGAACGTCTGGTTGTGAGTACTGGACAAGTTGGTTTGCCTCTTCTGGCCATGAGGCCCCTTATGAACTGGGAGATTGGTCCACACAGCAGTGAAACTATCATAGAAATAGACTTCTCAATTGAATCGAAAGGAAGAATTTATGGTGCAATTTGTATGCAGTTGCTAAGGCCTTCTGAGGACAAGTCTGATACTGTTATGCTTCCTTTTGAGGCTGAAGTGGATGGAACAGCAATGAATGATGATCTTGAAATACCTATCTCGGCATCTCTTGAGGTTTTGGTCCCCTATTCTGCCAATGAAACTGCTGTTGCTATATCTCTGAAGAATTCTGCTACTTACCTTTTGAGACTTCTTGAGATTACTGAAGTTGCGGATGGTAGAACCTTGCAGATTAAGTACATTAAAGGCTTACTACTTTTCCCTGGCAGCGACACATATGTTGCTGTTGTTGCTTGTACTGAGCCACTTGTCAAATTAGATGGACAATGTAAGTTACTTATACAGACAAATGACTCAAGTAGCTCTCAGATTGAAATTCCTTGCCAGGATTTTATTCATATTTGTACAAGACATTGGAATGATTCCACCATTGAATATGAACATCAGTCTGAAAGGAGTGAATTGGGTGATATGCAGACAGAGTTCTCTGAAAGTGGCATGCAGTTGCCATTACCGATCATG GCAATGGAGACAGCAGAGGCAGATGAGTTGGTGCTACGAAAATGGAAATCTCAAGATACCAGAAGTGGCGTGTCTGTGCTCACTGATCATGAGGTATTCTTCCCAATGCTTCAGGTAGGAAGTCATAACTCTAAATGGATCACTGTAAAGAATCCTAGCCAAGCGCCGGTAGTGATGCAGCTTATACTGAACTCAGGGGAGATTATTGACCGATGTAAGAGTGCGGATGGTCTTACACAGCTTCCTTCATCGGGTAGCATGGTTTGTAATGAATCCACTTCTCCAAGTAGGTATGGGTTCTCAATAGCAGAAAATGCACAAACAGAGGCTTATGTTCAACCCAATGGTAGAGCATCTCTTGGACCAGTATTGTTTCACCCTTCAAATCGATGTGATTGGAGAAGTTCGGCCCTGATAAGAAACAATCTATCTGGTGTGGAGTGGTTATCTCTGAGGGGATCTGGAGGGTTGCTATCCTTGCTTCTTCTTGAAGAGTCTGAGCCTATTCAGAGTGTAGAATTCAACCTCAGCTTACAAATTCCTCTTGACTTTTCTCCTCCAGACATGTTTCGCATGGAAAACGTCACTCATTCTTGTATACAGCCATTATCAAGGCAGCTCTATGCTAAGAATACAGGAGACTTTCCTCTGGAGATTAGAAGAATCACAGTTTCTGGAAAAGAGTGTGGGATGGATGGGTTTATGGTACAAACTTGCAAAGGTTTTACTCTTGAACCTGGAGAATCAGCAAAACTTCTGATATCGTACCTGACTGATTTTTCTGCAGCCTTGGTACAACGGGATCTTGAGCTGGCCGTGAATTCTGGTATTATGGTGATCCCCATGAAGGCAAGCATTCCTTTGCATATGATCAATATATGCAAGAAATCAGTGGTCTGGATGCACGTCAAAAAATACTCTTCAGCAGTATTTCTGGTTGTCTCCTTGATGTTTCTAGTATTTTGGTATATATTACCCCAGGTGCCTGCCTTTTGTTCCGATGATTGTTTGTACACGAGCGGAAAAAGTTCCTTGGTTACTTCTAAAAGTAGTTCAGGAAAATCATCTCATGCGCATAATTATAGAGACAGCAGATTTTCTGTGTCTGGCGAGATAAACAGTTTGCTAAGATCGGTTCGGGAAGATAAAACCTCAATGCAGGCATCATCTGTTGGTAGATATCCCGATGACCAGGCTGGGGCCTCAGAGCGGGAAAAATTTGTTCAACATGCAGATCAAATGCTACAGGGTCATGAACAAACTAATTATTTGTCAGATACGACAAAGAACAAAGCCATGGCTTTCTCATTGACTTCTAAATCTGTGTCAGTTGAGAATCCCAATGAACTAGAAGCATCCCAACCTGGTAACCTCACAGTCAAAACTGGACAGGAAAAGGGTAGAAGGCGTAAGAAGAGAAAGGGTGCCGGTGCAAAATTCACAGGactttttgaagtttcaagtagTCAAAGTGGAAATTCTACACCTTCATCACCCTTATCTCCAGTCTCATCTGTAATACCAAAACAGACGTGGCCGCTATCTCCTGATGTGGGCCAAGCTGTTGAGGCCAGAAATCCATTTACTCAAGTGGCTCAACAACACTTCCGGAAGAGTCATGTTTTTAAATCTGCTTCTAAGGCAAACTTGTCACAGCCGGAGGTTTCTATAAAATATTGCAATAACCACCCAACTTTTGCTTCTCAAGTGCAGCCACCAGCACCAAGAAAACCTGCGGCCAGAACTGTTTTATTGCCTTCTGCCACCATTCCTGGTTCCAGTAGGCCTGCACCTAATTTGGTATGCTCATCCTCTTATCTGGCTTCAACATCCCCTATTTCTCCGCATGTTAGAGCCCCTGGGTCCAAACTCTCTGATCGGAAAAGTGCTGAAGAAGAAAAGGCTCGGCTTGGGGATGAATATACATATGATATCTGGGGTGATCATTTTCCTAGGCTAAAGTTGACGGGTAGGTCAAAGGATGTCGCTTCTATGACCTCCAGCACTACAGAAAGCGACTCCAATAGCTTCTTTGTAAAGGGTCCACAAATCCTCATGGCAAAGTCTCCACCGAGATCT GTTTTTACCTTCTGTAATATTCACTCTGGTATTTGCATTTTCCCGTGGATGTCCTCGATCGAACAGTCTAGTCACTTGTTCATGCATGCCCCAAACACAGGCGTAGTTTTATTGGCAGACATTTCGGTATGA
- the LOC126604062 gene encoding uncharacterized protein LOC126604062 isoform X2, with the protein MTKFSSFTGSPSPYVEISPAVLDWGQKYMNFPSLAFLTVENTCNDTILHVYEPFSTDMQFYPCNFSETKLGPGETASICFVFLPRWLGLSSARLILQTSSGGFLVQAKGFAIESPYGIHPLLDMDVSSRGRWSKNLSLFNSFDQIFNVKEVTAWISVSLEHTSHHAEAICSTEKLQGSDELGLLSVKERLVVSTGQVGLPLLAMRPLMNWEIGPHSSETIIEIDFSIESKGRIYGAICMQLLRPSEDKSDTVMLPFEAEVDGTAMNDDLEIPISASLEVLVPYSANETAVAISLKNSATYLLRLLEITEVADGRTLQIKYIKGLLLFPGSDTYVAVVACTEPLVKLDGQCKLLIQTNDSSSSQIEIPCQDFIHICTRHWNDSTIEYEHQSERSELGDMQTEFSESGMQLPLPIMAMETAEADELVLRKWKSQDTRSGVSVLTDHEVFFPMLQVGSHNSKWITVKNPSQAPVVMQLILNSGEIIDRCKSADGLTQLPSSGSMVCNESTSPSRYGFSIAENAQTEAYVQPNGRASLGPVLFHPSNRCDWRSSALIRNNLSGVEWLSLRGSGGLLSLLLLEESEPIQSVEFNLSLQIPLDFSPPDMFRMENVTHSCIQPLSRQLYAKNTGDFPLEIRRITVSGKECGMDGFMVQTCKGFTLEPGESAKLLISYLTDFSAALVQRDLELAVNSGIMVIPMKASIPLHMINICKKSVVWMHVKKYSSAVFLVVSLMFLVFWYILPQVPAFCSDDCLYTSGKSSLVTSKSSSGKSSHAHNYRDSRFSVSGEINSLLRSVREDKTSMQASSVGRYPDDQAGASEREKFVQHADQMLQGHEQTNYLSDTTKNKAMAFSLTSKSVSVENPNELEASQPGNLTVKTGQEKGRRRKKRKGAGAKFTGLFEVSSSQSGNSTPSSPLSPVSSVIPKQTWPLSPDVGQAVEARNPFTQVAQQHFRKSHVFKSASKANLSQPEVSIKYCNNHPTFASQVQPPAPRKPAARTVLLPSATIPGSSRPAPNLVCSSSYLASTSPISPHVRAPGSKLSDRKSAEEEKARLGDEYTYDIWGDHFPRLKLTGRSKDVASMTSSTTESDSNSFFVKGPQILMAKSPPRSVFTFCNIHSGICIFPWMSSIEQSSHLFMHAPNTGVVLLADISV; encoded by the exons ATGACCAAATTTAGTTCTTTCACTGGTTCCCCCTCACCCTATGTAGAAATTAGCCCTGCAGTATTGGATTGGGGACAAAAGTATATGAATTTTCCATCGTTAGCTTTCTTAACTGTGGAAAATACATGCAATGACACCATTTTACATGTTTATGAACCATTCAGTACTGACATGCAGTTCTATCCTTGCAACTTTAGCGAGACTAAGTTAGGACCTGGTGAAACAGCTTcaatttgttttgtatttttacCTAGATGGTTGGGCTTGTCCTCTGCTCGTCTAATTTTGCAGACAAGCTCAGGTGGTTTCTTGGTTCAGGCGAAAGGTTTTGCCATAGAGTCTCCTTATGGGATTCATCCTTTATTGGACATGGATGTTTCTTCCAGGGGAAGGTGGAGTAAGAATTTGTCGTTGTTTAACTCctttgatcaaattttcaacGTGAAGGAAGTTACAGCATGGATATCAGTGTCTCTGGAGCATACTTCCCATCATGCAGAGGCAATATGTAGTACTGAGAAACTTCAAGGTTCCGATGAACTTGGGTTGCTGAGTGTTAAAGAACGTCTGGTTGTGAGTACTGGACAAGTTGGTTTGCCTCTTCTGGCCATGAGGCCCCTTATGAACTGGGAGATTGGTCCACACAGCAGTGAAACTATCATAGAAATAGACTTCTCAATTGAATCGAAAGGAAGAATTTATGGTGCAATTTGTATGCAGTTGCTAAGGCCTTCTGAGGACAAGTCTGATACTGTTATGCTTCCTTTTGAGGCTGAAGTGGATGGAACAGCAATGAATGATGATCTTGAAATACCTATCTCGGCATCTCTTGAGGTTTTGGTCCCCTATTCTGCCAATGAAACTGCTGTTGCTATATCTCTGAAGAATTCTGCTACTTACCTTTTGAGACTTCTTGAGATTACTGAAGTTGCGGATGGTAGAACCTTGCAGATTAAGTACATTAAAGGCTTACTACTTTTCCCTGGCAGCGACACATATGTTGCTGTTGTTGCTTGTACTGAGCCACTTGTCAAATTAGATGGACAATGTAAGTTACTTATACAGACAAATGACTCAAGTAGCTCTCAGATTGAAATTCCTTGCCAGGATTTTATTCATATTTGTACAAGACATTGGAATGATTCCACCATTGAATATGAACATCAGTCTGAAAGGAGTGAATTGGGTGATATGCAGACAGAGTTCTCTGAAAGTGGCATGCAGTTGCCATTACCGATCATG GCAATGGAGACAGCAGAGGCAGATGAGTTGGTGCTACGAAAATGGAAATCTCAAGATACCAGAAGTGGCGTGTCTGTGCTCACTGATCATGAGGTATTCTTCCCAATGCTTCAGGTAGGAAGTCATAACTCTAAATGGATCACTGTAAAGAATCCTAGCCAAGCGCCGGTAGTGATGCAGCTTATACTGAACTCAGGGGAGATTATTGACCGATGTAAGAGTGCGGATGGTCTTACACAGCTTCCTTCATCGGGTAGCATGGTTTGTAATGAATCCACTTCTCCAAGTAGGTATGGGTTCTCAATAGCAGAAAATGCACAAACAGAGGCTTATGTTCAACCCAATGGTAGAGCATCTCTTGGACCAGTATTGTTTCACCCTTCAAATCGATGTGATTGGAGAAGTTCGGCCCTGATAAGAAACAATCTATCTGGTGTGGAGTGGTTATCTCTGAGGGGATCTGGAGGGTTGCTATCCTTGCTTCTTCTTGAAGAGTCTGAGCCTATTCAGAGTGTAGAATTCAACCTCAGCTTACAAATTCCTCTTGACTTTTCTCCTCCAGACATGTTTCGCATGGAAAACGTCACTCATTCTTGTATACAGCCATTATCAAGGCAGCTCTATGCTAAGAATACAGGAGACTTTCCTCTGGAGATTAGAAGAATCACAGTTTCTGGAAAAGAGTGTGGGATGGATGGGTTTATGGTACAAACTTGCAAAGGTTTTACTCTTGAACCTGGAGAATCAGCAAAACTTCTGATATCGTACCTGACTGATTTTTCTGCAGCCTTGGTACAACGGGATCTTGAGCTGGCCGTGAATTCTGGTATTATGGTGATCCCCATGAAGGCAAGCATTCCTTTGCATATGATCAATATATGCAAGAAATCAGTGGTCTGGATGCACGTCAAAAAATACTCTTCAGCAGTATTTCTGGTTGTCTCCTTGATGTTTCTAGTATTTTGGTATATATTACCCCAGGTGCCTGCCTTTTGTTCCGATGATTGTTTGTACACGAGCGGAAAAAGTTCCTTGGTTACTTCTAAAAGTAGTTCAGGAAAATCATCTCATGCGCATAATTATAGAGACAGCAGATTTTCTGTGTCTGGCGAGATAAACAGTTTGCTAAGATCGGTTCGGGAAGATAAAACCTCAATGCAGGCATCATCTGTTGGTAGATATCCCGATGACCAGGCTGGGGCCTCAGAGCGGGAAAAATTTGTTCAACATGCAGATCAAATGCTACAGGGTCATGAACAAACTAATTATTTGTCAGATACGACAAAGAACAAAGCCATGGCTTTCTCATTGACTTCTAAATCTGTGTCAGTTGAGAATCCCAATGAACTAGAAGCATCCCAACCTGGTAACCTCACAGTCAAAACTGGACAGGAAAAGGGTAGAAGGCGTAAGAAGAGAAAGGGTGCCGGTGCAAAATTCACAGGactttttgaagtttcaagtagTCAAAGTGGAAATTCTACACCTTCATCACCCTTATCTCCAGTCTCATCTGTAATACCAAAACAGACGTGGCCGCTATCTCCTGATGTGGGCCAAGCTGTTGAGGCCAGAAATCCATTTACTCAAGTGGCTCAACAACACTTCCGGAAGAGTCATGTTTTTAAATCTGCTTCTAAGGCAAACTTGTCACAGCCGGAGGTTTCTATAAAATATTGCAATAACCACCCAACTTTTGCTTCTCAAGTGCAGCCACCAGCACCAAGAAAACCTGCGGCCAGAACTGTTTTATTGCCTTCTGCCACCATTCCTGGTTCCAGTAGGCCTGCACCTAATTTGGTATGCTCATCCTCTTATCTGGCTTCAACATCCCCTATTTCTCCGCATGTTAGAGCCCCTGGGTCCAAACTCTCTGATCGGAAAAGTGCTGAAGAAGAAAAGGCTCGGCTTGGGGATGAATATACATATGATATCTGGGGTGATCATTTTCCTAGGCTAAAGTTGACGGGTAGGTCAAAGGATGTCGCTTCTATGACCTCCAGCACTACAGAAAGCGACTCCAATAGCTTCTTTGTAAAGGGTCCACAAATCCTCATGGCAAAGTCTCCACCGAGATCT GTTTTTACCTTCTGTAATATTCACTCTGGTATTTGCATTTTCCCGTGGATGTCCTCGATCGAACAGTCTAGTCACTTGTTCATGCATGCCCCAAACACAGGCGTAGTTTTATTGGCAGACATTTCGGTATGA